In the Nicotiana tabacum cultivar K326 chromosome 16, ASM71507v2, whole genome shotgun sequence genome, one interval contains:
- the LOC107779230 gene encoding inositol phosphorylceramide glucuronosyltransferase 1 produces MKITVLRLGVLLFLIFMLCDCFIGASCKSEEAYVTLLYGDEFLLGVRVLGKSIRDTGSTKDMVVLVSDGVSQYAKELLLADGWIVEKISLLANPNQVRPKRFWGVYTKLKVFNMTSYKKVVYLDADTIVVKSIEDLFKCGKFCANLKHSERLNSGVMVIEPSEKVFNDMMSKVTTLPSYTGGDQGFLNSYYVGFANAHVYEPNLPSDVLNSRKVPEMERLSTLYNADVGLYMLANKWMVDEKELRVIHYTLGPLKPWDWWTSWLLKPVDVWQNVRVQLQESLPGTGGGKNSSDELLVKFLYLLPLLVIAFCYYRSFLQSQSLWHHIRQLYYKVRGGVLAYASVPPAAISSNQPVKVPAFLGAISVCCCFAAALVSLGLPLLIIPRQVMPWTGLLLMYEWTFTLFFLLFGSYLHLVYQWGRVAANQSGQFLAHPVSLDYEPGKGHQRQQSCCDIAAWYYGLGMAFLAIAAPALPGIFGVTSLFLRLGLMVVGGLILASFMTYASEHLSIRSFVRGYEERNTPKNRSVCLLC; encoded by the exons ATGAAAATCACTGTTTTACGATTAGGggttcttttatttttgatttttatgttatgtgaTTGTTTTATTGGAGCTTCATGTAAATCTGAAGAAGCATATGTGACCCTTTTGTATGGAGATGAATTCTTGCTTGGGGTTAGGGTTCTTGGAAAATCAATTAGAGATACTGGATCCACTAAAGATATGGTTGTTTTGGTCTCTGATGGTGTTTCTCAATATGCTAAGGAGCTCCTCTTG GCAGATGGTTGGATTGTGGAGAAAATTAGTTTACTGGCAAACCCAAACCAAGTGAGGCCGAAGAGGTTTTGGGGCGTCTACACAAAGCTAAAAGTATTCAACATGACCAGTTACAAGAAAG TGGTGTATCTTGACGCTGATACCATTGTTGTTAAAAGCATTGAAGATCTGTTTAAATGTGGGAAATTCTGTGCAAATTTAAAACATTCTGAGAGACTGAATTCTGGAGTCATGGTGATTGAGCCATCAGAAAAGGTTTTTAATGATATGATGAGCAAGGTGACCACTTTGCCTTCTTACACCGGAG GTGATCAAGGTTTTCTCAACTCCTACTATGTTGGGTTTGCTAATGCTCATGTTTACGAGCCAAATTTGCCTTCAGATGTCTTAAATTCTAGAAAGGTTCCTGAAATGGAGAGACTTTCTACTCTTTACAATGCAGATGTTGGACTCTACATGCTTGCTAACAAG TGGATGGTGGATGAAAAAGAACTCCGAGTAATTCATTACACACTTGGCCCGCTTAAACCGTGGGATTGGTGGACTTCTTGGCTATTAAAACCTGTTGATGTGTGGCAG AATGTTAGGGTACAACTTCAAGAATCTCTACCGGGAACTGGAGGGGGCAAAAATTCCAGCGATGAACTTCTTGTCAAATTTCTTTATTTGCTTCCGTTGCTTGTAATAGCATTTTGTTACTATCGGTCCTTTTTACAG TCACAATCACTATGGCATCATATCCGACAACTGTACTACAAGGTCAGAGGAGGTGTCCTAGCTTACGCCTCTGTTCCACCAGCTGCCATCAGCTCCAACCAGCCG GTGAAGGTGCCTGCTTTTCTGGGTGCGATATCTGTCTGTTGCTGTTTTGCTGCTGCGCTGGTGTCCCTTGGCCTTCCACTTCTAATCATTCCACGCCAAGTAATGCCATGGACCGGTCTCCTCTTAATGTATGAGTGGACATTTACACTTTTCTTCCTCTTGTTTGGAAGTTATTTGCACTTAGTGTATCAGTGGGGAAGGGTTGCGGCAAATCAATCTGGACAATTTCTGGCTCATCCTGTATCTTTGGACTATGAACCTGGAAAAG GTCATCAGCGGCAGCAATCATGTTGTGACATTGCAGCGTGGTACTATGGGTTAGGGATGGCATTTCTTGCCATTGCAGCCCCTGCATTGCCTGGCATTTTTGGAGTCACTTCTTTATTTTTGAG GTTAGGTTTGATGGTGGTAGGTGGTCTTATTTTGGCATCCTTCATGACATATGCTTCCGAGCATCTATCGATTAGATCATTCGTTAGAGGCTATGAAGAAAGGAACACACCAAAGAATAGGAGTGTATGTTTGTTATGCTGA
- the LOC107779235 gene encoding bifunctional phosphatase IMPL2, chloroplastic-like produces MLAGSSDSVTSRKEETFPLSDTELDCLADIANKTVDAAGVIILKHYLARGNVFNVSNAKTSIAAEAEKAMISLILKDLPDHAVYGKQTGWNNCSGPTIPEFVWVLDPVNGVVDGLLPTFGTSIAVVHNGKPVIGCINNPVARSKPLGGGARLLGTEILLAYKIGETFFNGNCIAYSELAAGMLQVVVDCAVEPHGLLGLVPIVEGAGGIITDWQGNQLSWQPSPASSVPRDGFKVVASADLTTHQQIIFELS; encoded by the exons ATGTTAGCAGGTTCAAGTGATTCTGTAACGTCAAGGAAGGAAGAAACCTTTCCCCTTAGTGACACTGAACTCGATTGTCTTGCTGACATTGCCAACAAGACTGTTGATGCTGCAGGAGTAATCATCCTGAAGCATTATTTGGCTCGGGGCAATGTCTTCAACGTCTCCAATGCTAAGACGAGCATCGCGGCTGAAGCAGAGAAGGCTATGATCTCACTTATCTTAAAAGACTTACCCGATCATGCTGTGTATGGGAAACAAACTGGATGGAACAATTGCAGTGGACCAACAATTCCCGAGTTTGTTTGGGTTTTGGATCCGGTTAATGGAGTAGTGGATGGACTCTTGCCTACTTTTGGCACGTCGATAGCTGTTGTTCACAATGGCAAACCCGTCATTGGATGCATCAATAATCCTGTTGCACGATCAAAACCATTGGGAGGAGGGGCAAGACTACTAGGAACGGAGATCTT GCTCGCGTACAAGATTGGAGAAACTTTTTTCAACGGCAACTGTATTGCTTACTCTGAATTGGCTGCTGGTATGTTGCAAGTCGTCGTTGATTGTGCTGTTGAGCCCCATGGTCTTCTTGGGTTAGTTCCTATAGTGGAAGGTGCTGGTGGAATTATAACTGATTGGCAAGGAAATCAACTTTCTTGGCAACCTTCTCCAGCATCTTCTGTTCCACGGGATGGTTTCAAGGTTGTTGCTTCTGCTGACTTAACAACTCACCAACAGATTATTTTTGAACTATCATAG
- the LOC107779234 gene encoding cucurbitadienol 11-hydroxylase-like, translated as MTTLVTTFLEEIRKINVLGVGYFVVTLLTIYVTQWIYRWRNPKCNGVLPPGSMGFPLIGETLQLILPSHSLDLPPFLKNRIKRYGQIFKTNVAGRPVIISANPEFNSFILRQDGKLVETWSLDTFAEVFEQNTHSSRKYTRHLTLNHFGVEAIKEKLLPQMEEFIKSTLSSWSNHESLEVKSAAIKETVDFAAKQIFSGDLDNAPFNISYMFRDLVEGLMSFPINLPGTSHHKCLQIHKKVRETMRDVLTKRLSSSAEKREEEDLVDHLLRDMDSQKFLTEDYIVQMMFGLLFVTSDSISTTLALCFKLLAEHTDVLEELIAEHDSILKNKENLDDPLTWNDYKSMTFTLQVINEVLRLGNIAPGLFRRTLKDIPVNGYTIPAGWVIMIATAALHLNSDQFEDPLSFNPWRWKEIQPSCAAKNFMPFGSGMKQCAGAEYSRVFLATFLHVLVTKYRWTMVKGGTIIRAPIIRFPDGFHFKISQKNQ; from the exons ATGACGACTTTGGTCACCACATTTCTAGaagaaataagaaagataaaTGTTTTGGGAGTTGGGTATTTTGTGGTAACATTGCTTACTATTTATGTTACTCAATGGATTTATAGATGGAGAAATCCAAAATGCAATGGAGTTCTTCCTCCAGGTTCTATGGGTTTCCCTCTTATTGGAGAAACTCTTCAGTTGATCCTTCCTAGTCACTCCTTGGACCTTCCTCCATTCTTGAAAAATAGAATTAAAAG ATATGGACAGATATTTAAAACAAATGTGGCAGGGAGGCCTGTGATTATAAGTGCAAATCCTGAATTCAACAGTTTTATTCTTAGGCAAGATGGAAAATTGGTTGAGACTTGGTCTTTGGATACTTTTGCTGAAGTATTTGAACAAAATACTCATTCTTCAAGAAAATATACTAGACATTTGACTCTAAATCATTTTGGTGTTGAGGCCATTAAGGAGAAATTACTTCCTCAAATGGAAGAATTTATAAAATCTACTCTTTCTAGTTGGTCAAATCATGAGTCTCTTGAAGTAAAAAGTGCAGCCATTAAA GAAACAGTTGATTTTGCTGCAAAGCAAATATTTAGTGGTGATCTTGATAATGCACCATTCAATATTAGTTACATGTTCAGGGACTTGGTTGAAGGACTAATGTCTTTCCCAATTAATCTTCCTGGAACTTCTCATCATAAATGTTTGCAG ATTCATAAGAAAGTGCGCGAAACAATGAGAGATGTTCTAACAAAGAGGCTCAGTTCATCAGCAGAAAAACGCGAAGAAGAAGACTTGGTTGATCATCTACTCAGAGACATGGATTCTCAGAAATTTTTAACAGAGGATTATATAGTACAGATGATGTTTGGTTTGTTATTTGTTACCTCTGATTCCATTTCAACTACATTGGCTTTATGTTTCAAGTTGCTTGCTGAACATACTGATGTCTTGGAGGAATTAATA GCTGAGCATGACTCAATTTTGAAGAATAAAGAGAATTTGGATGATCCTCTCACTTGGAATGACTATAAATCCATGACCTTTACACTTCAG GTAATTAATGAAGTCCTGAGGCTAGGAAATATTGCACCTGGACTATTCCGTCGAACCCTTAAGGATATTCCAGTTAATG GGTATACAATACCAGCAGGTTGGGTAATTATGATTGCAACTGCTGCTCTTCACTTGAATTCAGACCAATTTGAGGATCCACTTTCATTCAATCCATGGCGTTGGAAG GAAATACAGCCAAGTTGTGCAGCTAAGAATTTCATGCCATTTGGATCTGGAATGAAGCAATGTGCTGGTGCAGAATACAGCAGGGTCTTTTTAGCCACTTTCCTACATGTCTTAGTCACTAAATATAG ATGGACAATGGTAAAAGGAGGCACAATTATTCGAGCACCAATTATAAGGTTCCCAGATGGATTTCACTTCAAGATTTCTCAGAAGaaccaataa
- the LOC107779229 gene encoding protein CHLOROPLAST J-LIKE DOMAIN 1, chloroplastic isoform X2 has translation MVLTISSNSVQFPHTTSLISPPKNGSVPPSNLSFSFLRFSIKSRLGKRMVCAAASAAGSSTSSDDSNPYEVLGVSPIEGFDMVKAAYARRRKDAERRGDEAALAQLEKAYDTIMMSQLTKRKKGVTFGSFKVSKEIRYADKQPIVPWGPRFTKSDDKDMKINLAISAVFIAWVFIKRNAEWKPLQFLAFVFVYRIFEKLKAFEPPSPTFTEEGEDEGRMLRMGKRLLRSLALVFGCIALASLGYTGLLNLIEYANGFIPVFLYNNQELLVTGFTAVVLHIMASYYR, from the exons atggtgCTGACAATATCATCAAACTCTGTTCAATTTCCCCATACTACTTCTCTAATTTCTCCACCCAAAAATGGTTCTGTTCCACCTTCAAATTTATCATTTTCTTTCCTCAG GTTTTCCATAAAATCTCGACTGGGTAAAAGGATGGTCTGTGCTGCCGCTTCAGCTGCTGGAAGCTCTACTTCCAGCGACGACTCAAATCCTTATGAG GTTCTGGGTGTAAGCCCTATTGAGGGATTTGACATGGTTAAGGCAGCATATGCAAGAAGACGGAAGGATGCCGAGCGGAGGGGTGATGAAGCAGCTCTTGCTCAG TTGGAGAAGGCTTATGACACAATCATGATGTCACAGTTAACGAAAAGAAAGAAGGGTGTCACATTTGGCTCGTTTAAG GTATCTAAAGAGATACGATATGCTGATAAGCAGCCTATTGTTCCATGGGGTCCACG GTTCACCAAATCTGATGACAAAGATATGAAAATCAACTTGGCAATTTCAGCTGTATTT ATAGCTTGGGTTTTTATAAAGCGGAATGCTGAGTGGAAGCCTTTACAGTTTCTGGCCTTCGTCTTTGTATATAGAATATTTGAGAAATTAAAAGCATTTGAGCCTCCATCTCCCACTTTTACA GAGGAGGGCGAAGATGAAGGACGGATGTTGAGGATGGGGAAAAGGCTGCTTCGTTCTCTTGCATTGGTTTTTGGTTGTATAGCCCTTGCATCCTTG GGATATACTGGTCTGCTAAACCTGATCGAGTATGCTAATGGTTTCATACCTGTCTTTCTGTACAACAATCAG GAATTGCTTGTAACTGGATTTACAGCCGTCGTGCTTCACATCATGGCATCTTACTACAGATAG
- the LOC107779229 gene encoding protein CHLOROPLAST J-LIKE DOMAIN 1, chloroplastic isoform X1, whose protein sequence is MVLTISSNSVQFPHTTSLISPPKNGSVPPSNLSFSFLRHESIRFSIKSRLGKRMVCAAASAAGSSTSSDDSNPYEVLGVSPIEGFDMVKAAYARRRKDAERRGDEAALAQLEKAYDTIMMSQLTKRKKGVTFGSFKVSKEIRYADKQPIVPWGPRFTKSDDKDMKINLAISAVFIAWVFIKRNAEWKPLQFLAFVFVYRIFEKLKAFEPPSPTFTEEGEDEGRMLRMGKRLLRSLALVFGCIALASLGYTGLLNLIEYANGFIPVFLYNNQELLVTGFTAVVLHIMASYYR, encoded by the exons atggtgCTGACAATATCATCAAACTCTGTTCAATTTCCCCATACTACTTCTCTAATTTCTCCACCCAAAAATGGTTCTGTTCCACCTTCAAATTTATCATTTTCTTTCCTCAG ACATGAATCCATCAGGTTTTCCATAAAATCTCGACTGGGTAAAAGGATGGTCTGTGCTGCCGCTTCAGCTGCTGGAAGCTCTACTTCCAGCGACGACTCAAATCCTTATGAG GTTCTGGGTGTAAGCCCTATTGAGGGATTTGACATGGTTAAGGCAGCATATGCAAGAAGACGGAAGGATGCCGAGCGGAGGGGTGATGAAGCAGCTCTTGCTCAG TTGGAGAAGGCTTATGACACAATCATGATGTCACAGTTAACGAAAAGAAAGAAGGGTGTCACATTTGGCTCGTTTAAG GTATCTAAAGAGATACGATATGCTGATAAGCAGCCTATTGTTCCATGGGGTCCACG GTTCACCAAATCTGATGACAAAGATATGAAAATCAACTTGGCAATTTCAGCTGTATTT ATAGCTTGGGTTTTTATAAAGCGGAATGCTGAGTGGAAGCCTTTACAGTTTCTGGCCTTCGTCTTTGTATATAGAATATTTGAGAAATTAAAAGCATTTGAGCCTCCATCTCCCACTTTTACA GAGGAGGGCGAAGATGAAGGACGGATGTTGAGGATGGGGAAAAGGCTGCTTCGTTCTCTTGCATTGGTTTTTGGTTGTATAGCCCTTGCATCCTTG GGATATACTGGTCTGCTAAACCTGATCGAGTATGCTAATGGTTTCATACCTGTCTTTCTGTACAACAATCAG GAATTGCTTGTAACTGGATTTACAGCCGTCGTGCTTCACATCATGGCATCTTACTACAGATAG